A genomic region of Glycine max cultivar Williams 82 chromosome 15, Glycine_max_v4.0, whole genome shotgun sequence contains the following coding sequences:
- the LOC100775897 gene encoding dnaJ protein homolog 1 translates to MGVDYYKILQVDKHATDEELKKAYRKLAMKWHPDKNPTNKKEAETKFKQISEAYEVLSDPQKRAIYDEYGEEGLKGQVPPPDAGGHTFFQTGDGPTTFRFNPRNADDIFAEFFGFSSPFGGGGGGGGNGMRGGSFGGIFGDDIFSSFGEGRTMSQQGPRKAHPIEKTLPCTLEELYKGTTKKMKISREIADASGKTLPVEEILTIDIKPGWKKGTKITFPEKGNEQPNVIASDLVFVIDEKPHPVFTRDGNDLVVTQKVSLEEALTGHIVHLTTLNGRVLKIPINNVIHPTYEEVVPREGMPIPKDPSKRGNLRIKFNIKFPAKLTSEQQAGIKKLLPY, encoded by the exons ATGGGAGTAGATTACTATAAGATTTTGCAGGTTGACAAGCATGCCACCGATGAAGAGTTGAAGAAAGCTTACAGAAAGCTTGCAATGAAATGGCACCCCGATAAGAATCCAACCAATAAGAAAGAGGCTGAGACTAAGTTCAAGCAGATATCCGAAGCTTATGAG GTTCTGAGTGATCCCCAGAAGAGAGCAATCTATGATGAATACGGAGAAGAAGGGCTTAAAGGGCAAGTGCCACCTCCAGATGCCGGTGGCCATACATTCTTCCAAACTGGAGATGGCCCAACAACGTTCAGGTTCAATCCAAGAAACGCAGATGACATTTTTGCTGAGTTTTTCGGGTTCTCGAGCCcgtttggtggtggtggtggcggcgGCGGCAATGGCATGAGGGGTGGTTCCTTCGGTGGAATTTTTGGTGATGATATATTTAGTTCATTTGGAGAAGGAAGGACCATGAGTCAGCAAGGTCCACGCAAGGCACATCCCATCGAAAAGACATTGCCTTGCACCCTTGAGGAACTCTATAAGGGCACtacgaaaaaaatgaagatctcTAGGGAAATTGCTGATGCAAGCGG GAAAACTTTGCCGGTGGAAGAAATCTTGACCATTGACATTAAACCCGGGTGGAAAAAGGGGACAAAGATCACATTCCCTGAAAAAGGAAATGAGCAGCCAAATGTTATTGCTTCGgatcttgtgtttgttattgACGAGAAACCCCACCCTGTGTTTACCAGAGATGGTAATGATTTGGTTGTGACACAAAAGGTGTCACTTGAGGAAGCTCTAACGGGCCACATTGTCCATCTTACAACACTTAATGGCAGGGTTCTCAAAATTCCCATAAACAATGTTATTCATCCAACCTATGAAGAGGTGGTCCCCAGAGAAGGTATGCCAATTCCAAAAGACCCTTCGAAGAGAGGTAATCTTAGGATCAAATTCAACATCAAATTCCCAGCAAAGTTGACGTCAGAGCAGCAAGCCGGAATTAAGAAACTTCTGCCGTATTGA
- the LOC102665424 gene encoding homeobox-DDT domain protein RLT1-like translates to MEVSVLSEASETNWTDDVRKHWGIKLSKSSSVEELLQILTLFERSLRRDFLSSNFSTTDKLLGSSSMSERSVQVLTDPESVAVLPWVPLTTAALSLRLLEIDSSISYVKLKRLGRAL, encoded by the exons ATGGAG GTATCTGTTCTATCTGAAGCATCTGAAACAAATTGGACCGATGATGTTAGGAAGCACTGGGGCATAAAGTTGAGCAAATCATCTTCTGTTGAGGAACTTTTGCAG ATATTGACCCTATTTGAGAGATCACTACGGAGAGATTTTCTGTCATCGAACTTCTCTACAACAGATAAATTGTTGGGATCAAGCAGTATGTCAGAACGTTCTGTGCAGGTTTTAACTGATCCTGAATCTGTTGCTGTGCTTCCATGGGTTCCACTAACGACTGCAGCTTTGTCTCTCAGGCTTTTGGAGATTGATTCATCTATCAGCTATGTAAAGCTTAAAAGACTTGGTCGAGCCTTGTGA
- the LOC100804236 gene encoding glutamic acid-rich protein isoform X2, with protein MSGRGRGRGGWGWGRGGGFNTFASQVPFDLFPEAVTLPDVNLDDIHDDTKKLLRWDSHLQNYWEASPYFLEDKTSKKRQSMHIAKFSDRKKNDFTRDSLSQVLMFNDFPQELVQGASKRASRRKKFRWNPESEMKKLDFFEQQEKTNQGKEENDENEKKDGEDGDEDENAQEEDEEDISDDDYNQNIDFDDDEDDYNDVDDGDDEPTY; from the exons ATGTCAGGCAGAGGGCGGGGACGGGGAGGATGGGGATGGGGACGAGGAGGTGGATTTAATACATTTGCCTCTCAAGTtccatttgatctttttcctGAG GCTGTTACTTTGCCTGATGTTAACCTTGATGATATTCATGATGATACCAAAAAGTTGCTTCGTTGGGATAGTCACCTTCAAAATTATTGGGAAGCCTCTCCTTATTTTCTCGAGGACAAAACCTCCAAGA AGAGGCAAAGTATGCACATAGCTAAATTCTCTGACAGGAAGAAGAACGATTTCACTCGTGACTCTCTCTCACAAGTTTTAATGTTCAATGATTTCCCTCAGGAGTTAGTTCAAG GTGCATCTAAGCGTGCGTCGAGAAGAAAAAAGTTTCGATGGAACCCAGAGTCAG AGATGAAGAAACTTGATTTCTTTGAACAACAAGAGAAAACAAACCAG GGCAAAGAggaaaatgatgaaaatgaaaagaaagatggaGAAGATGGAGACGAGGATGAAAATGCACAAGAGGAGGATGAAGAAGATATTAGTGATGATGATTATAATCAG AATATAGATTTTGATGACGATGAAGATGATTATAATGATGTAGATGACGGGGATG ATGAACCTACCTATTAG
- the LOC100804236 gene encoding uncharacterized protein isoform X1, with translation MSGRGRGRGGWGWGRGGGFNTFASQVPFDLFPEAVTLPDVNLDDIHDDTKKLLRWDSHLQNYWEASPYFLEDKTSKKRQSMHIAKFSDRKKNDFTRDSLSQVLMFNDFPQELVQGASKRASRRKKFRWNPESEMKKLDFFEQQEKTNQIDTSTTSSAAFIITTIYCHCHCEHYHNLCHSTDAIIVFTTSANPVSIASTTVAVNFIITTSSIIALLLPPSP, from the exons ATGTCAGGCAGAGGGCGGGGACGGGGAGGATGGGGATGGGGACGAGGAGGTGGATTTAATACATTTGCCTCTCAAGTtccatttgatctttttcctGAG GCTGTTACTTTGCCTGATGTTAACCTTGATGATATTCATGATGATACCAAAAAGTTGCTTCGTTGGGATAGTCACCTTCAAAATTATTGGGAAGCCTCTCCTTATTTTCTCGAGGACAAAACCTCCAAGA AGAGGCAAAGTATGCACATAGCTAAATTCTCTGACAGGAAGAAGAACGATTTCACTCGTGACTCTCTCTCACAAGTTTTAATGTTCAATGATTTCCCTCAGGAGTTAGTTCAAG GTGCATCTAAGCGTGCGTCGAGAAGAAAAAAGTTTCGATGGAACCCAGAGTCAG AGATGAAGAAACTTGATTTCTTTGAACAACAAGAGAAAACAAACCAG ATTGATACTTCAACAACCTCCTCTGCTGCTTTCATCATCACCACTATTTATTGCCACTGTCATTGTGAACACTACCACAACCTTTGCCACTCCACTGATGCCATTATTGTTTTCACCACCAGTGCTAATCCCGTTAGTATTGCCTCCACCACCGTTGCCGTCAATTTTATTATCACTACATCCAGTATCATTGCATTGTTACTACCACCATCACCATAA
- the LOC100804763 gene encoding dnaJ protein homolog 1, translating into MDYYGILEVDRNASDEELKRAYRKLAMKWHPDKNRTNKKEAEIQFKQISESYEVLSDPQKRAIFDRYGEGGLKGGMPTPDEGVASFFRTGDGPTAFRFNPRNANNIFAEVFGCSSPFGGMGMGFGCGGRGRGMGMGGGSWVSRSFGGMFGNDMFREGRPMNQVPRRKAPPIENTLLCSLEELYKGSTRKMKISREITHASGRIFLVEEILNIEIHPGWKKGTKITFPEKGNEQPNVIAADLVFIIDEKPHSVFTRDGNDLVVTQKISLTEAEALTGYTIQLTTLDGRGLNIVVKNVTNPDYEEVITGEGMPISKDPTKKGNLRIKFNIEIPDIVGA; encoded by the exons ATGGACTACTATGGGATTTTGGAGGTTGACAGGAATGCCTCAGATGAAGAGTTGAAGAGAGCCTACAGAAAGCTTGCAATGAAATGGCACCCTGATAAGAACCGAACCAATAAGAAAGAGGCTGAGATTCAATTCAAACAGATATCTGAATCCTACGAG GTTCTTAGTGATCCCCAGAAGAGAGCAATTTTTGATCGGTATGGAGAAGGTGGCCTTAAAGGTGGAATGCCAACACCGGATGAAGGTGTGGCTTCATTCTTCCGAACTGGGGATGGTCCAACAGCATTTAGGTTCAATCCCAGAAACGCAAACAACATTTTTGCAGAAGTGTTTGGGTGTTCAAGCCCATTTGGAGGAATGGGAATGGGGTTTGGCTGCGGTGGCAGAGGCAGAGGCATGGGCATGGGGGGTGGGTCGTGGGTGTCAAGGTCCTTTGGTGGAATGTTTGGCAATGACATGTTTAGAGAAGGCAGACCAATGAATCAAGTTCCGCGCCGCAAGGCACCTCCCATTGAAAATACATTGCTTTGCAGCCTTGAGGAGCTCTACAAGGGGAGTACCAGAAAGATGAAAATCTCAAGGGAAATTACACATGCAAGTGG GAGAATTTTTCTGGTGGAGGAAATATTAAACATTGAAATCCATCCGGGCTGGAAAAAGGGAACCAAAATCACTTTCCCGGAGAAAGGAAATGAGCAGCCAAATGTCATTGCTGCAGATCTTGTGTTTATTATTGATGAGAAACCTCACAGTGTATTTACAAGAGATGGTAATGATTTGGTTGTGACACAAAAGATATCACTTACAGAAGCTGAAGCTCTAACTGGCTACACCATTCAACTTACAACTCTAGATGGCAGGGGTCTGAACATCGTCGTAAAGAATGTGACTAATCCAGATTATGAAGAAGTGATCACCGGGGAAGGCATGCCAATTTCCAAAGATCCTACAAAGAAGGGTAACCTTAGAATCAAATTCAACATCGAAATCCCTGACATAGTTGGTGCCTGA